The following proteins come from a genomic window of Paenibacillus swuensis:
- a CDS encoding RNA polymerase sigma factor: MNVISKIEPYLPPLRLYCRSLAGTDWDTEDLVQDVIAKVLYAIMHSPERPISRSYLFRIAKNAWIDHYRQNGSGAVIRHSTRTII, translated from the coding sequence GTGAATGTAATATCAAAAATAGAGCCTTATCTACCACCATTGAGGCTTTACTGCCGTTCACTTGCCGGCACCGATTGGGACACAGAGGATTTGGTTCAAGATGTAATAGCGAAGGTGCTGTATGCAATTATGCACTCGCCTGAGCGGCCGATTAGCCGGTCATATCTGTTTCGGATTGCAAAGAACGCGTGGATCGATCATTACCGGCAGAACGGAAGCGGCGCGGTGATTCGACATTCGACGAGGACAA